One segment of Nothobranchius furzeri strain GRZ-AD chromosome 13, NfurGRZ-RIMD1, whole genome shotgun sequence DNA contains the following:
- the rinl gene encoding ras and Rab interactor 2 isoform X1, with amino-acid sequence MHEDVCRNHSLNRTEDMAVHSPPNGTTATPWRSSRRRLSLLEQLRSYQEAWCPAAPWDREQAHSALRGTPAGRFLVIRDFGTSRPNLLCVSAGDQNHDVLDYNISCTDTVFQLSESRLSFSELPQLLLFYCLTRDVLSVCLSMPGWIYSMTDMNEDGLAQLQPTAWLSAAPEEQPDETTTSRGLSNMMCSIQLTSTNGALCIINPLYIHEHGDEWLTMRGQRRLSSTRSWMGAGLQKQRAVSLEQESLSRSENSGLIKAYSADCPLTPPPTGVVLRRPSRDLQRASTGSFSAPSTPGSTTPEMQRHSSPVLQSPHRVSWIQDGFWLPPPRAASLLQPPSLELDSLSISSIEEEQESQMQSPSTHPPSARCLAGKVKNRLSAVGQVLGGLVSQRKKLTNRVQELSEKSGSTFAEAVKGFVDTTLKGGTDRSTATASDFLQEVRLALTSMKETLLDSPEMQSVLESITDLNDSEIDSMVELSLHRLALKPVSTHLYTCIHTSRTNDGSLQHLQSNFGVLEKSGVEELGGSAGAGVPDSATLDRIQQKWSHMHEAYSPNKKILILLKVCKSIYHSMSANGRSGTVFGADDFLPCLTWVLLRSDLATLQVDTDYMMELLDPTQLQGEGGYYLTTLYAALFYISSFRPRLAARQLSVEAQNSINQWHRRRTLHCHQSRRSKHRLTIRRQLGQSRAKLTSEAKTGSRHESGGENDSDSSDVEQQTESSSEAPQTLKENAPREQELEQESQTTASGGPRVAQQEVGGDEQEDKHTAEEED; translated from the exons ATGCAT GAGGACGTGTGCAGAAACCACTCTCTGAACAGGACGGAAGACAT GGCGGTTCACAGTCCACCTAACGGGACCACGGCCAccccgtggaggagcagcaggaggaggcttTCGCTCCTGGAGCAGCTGAGGAGCTACCAGGAGGCCTGGTGCCCCGCAGCCCCATGGGACAGAGAGCAGGCTCACTCTGCCCTCCGTGGGACTCCTGCTGGA AGGTTCCTGGTGATTCGGGACTTTGGGACATCTCGGCCCAACCTGCTCTGTGTGTCTGCTGGAGACCAGAACCACGACGTTCTTGATTACAACATCAGCTGCACCGACACTG tCTTCCAGCTGTCGGAGTCTCGTCTTTCTTTCTCTGAGCTCCCTCAGCTGCTGCTCTTCTACTGCCTGACCAG AGATGTGTTATCTGTCTGCCTGTCCATGCCTGGCTGGATTTACAGCATGACTGACATGAACGAAGACGGCCTCGCTCAGCTTCAGCCCA CAGCGtggctttctgcagctccggaGGAACAGCCTGATGAGACCACGACCAGCAGGGGGCTGAGCAACATGATGTGTTCCATACAG CTGACTTCCACCAACGGGGCCTTGTGCATCATCAATCCTCTCTACATCCATGAACACGGAGACGAATGGCTGACTATGAGAGGACAGCGACGCCTCAGCAGCACTCGCAGCTGGATGGGGGCGGGGTTACAAAAGCAGCGAGCCGTCTCATTGGAGCAGGAATCCCTCAGCCGTTCAGAGAACTCAG GTCTGATCAAAGCCTATTCAGCTGACTGCCCACTCACCCCCCCACCAACAGGAGTGGTCCTCCGGAGGCCCAGCAGAGATCTCCAAAGAGCGAGCACTGGGAGTTTTTCGGCTCCTTCCACCCCGGGCAGCACCACGCCTGAGATGCAGCGTCACAGCAGCCCCGTGCTCCAGTCTCCTCACAGGGTGTCCTGGATCCAAGACGGGTTCTGGCTGCCTCCACCCAGGGCTGCATCCCTGCTCCAGCCTCCGTCACTGGAGCTAGACTCTCTATCAATCAGCAGCATAGAGGAGGAGCAGGAGTCCCAAATGCAGAGTCCCTCGACCCACCCTCCCTCAGCACGTTGCTTGGCAGGTAAGGTCAAAAACCGCCTCTCAGCTGTAGGCCAGGTGCTGGGGGGACTGGTGTCCCAGAGGAAAAAACTGACTAATCGAGTTCAGGAGCTGAGCGAGAAGAGTGGGAGCACGTTTGCCGAGGCCGTGAAAGGATTTGTGGACACCACACTGAAGGGAGGGACGGATCGCAGCACGGCCACCGCGTCGGACTTCTTACAGGAAGTGAGGTTGGCACTTACATCCATGAAGGAGACCCTTCTGGACAGTCCAGAGATGCAGTCCGTACTAGAGAGCATCACTGACCTGAATGACTCTGAGATCG ACTCCATGGTGGAGCTCTCCCTCCACAGACTGGCTCTGAAGCCTGTCTCCACCCACCTCTACACCTGCATTCACACCTCACGTACCAACgacggcagcctccagcatctgcaaAGCAACTTTGGGGTTCTGGAAAAGAGCGGGGTGGAAGAACTGGGAGGCTCGGCTGGAGCTGGAGTTCCTGACTCAGCCACACTGGATCGAATTCAGCAGAAGTGGAGCCATATGCACGAGGCCTACTCCCCAAACAAGAAGATCCTGATTCTTCTAAAAGTCTGCAAGAGCATTTATCACAGCATGAGTGCTAATGGGAGGTCAG GTACGGTGTTTGGAGCGGATGACTTCCTCCCCTGCTTGACCTGGGTGCTGCTGCGGAGCGACTTGGCCACCCTGCAGGTGGACACAGACTATATGATGGAGCTGCTGGATCCCACACAGCTGCAGGGAGAGG GCGGCTACTACCTTACGACTCTGTACGCCGCTCTCTTCTATATCAGCAGCTTCCGGCCACGGCTGGCAGCGCGCCAGCTCAGCGTGGAGGCCCAAAACTCTATTAACCAATGGCATCGCAGGCGCACTCTGCATTGCCACCAATCACGGCGCAGCAAGCACCGACTGACGATCCGCAGGCAGTTGGGTCAAAGCAGAGCCAAGCTGACCTCTGAGGCAAAAACGGGGAGTCGGCATGAAAGTGGAGGAGAAAACGACTCCGACAGCAGTGATGTGGAGCAGcagacagaaagcagctcagaagctccGCAAACGCTGAAGGAAAACGCACCGAGAGAACAAGAACTGGAGCAGGAGTCACAAACCACAGCTTCAGGTGGTCCTCGCGTAGCTCAGCAGGAGGTGGGAGGAGATGAGCAGGAAGACAAACACACGGCGGAGGAGGAGGACTGA
- the rinl gene encoding ras and Rab interactor 2 isoform X2, producing the protein MHEDVCRNHSLNRTEDMAVHSPPNGTTATPWRSSRRRLSLLEQLRSYQEAWCPAAPWDREQAHSALRGTPAGRFLVIRDFGTSRPNLLCVSAGDQNHDVLDYNISCTDTVFQLSESRLSFSELPQLLLFYCLTRDVLSVCLSMPGWIYSMTDMNEDGLAQLQPTAWLSAAPEEQPDETTTSRGLSNMMCSIQLTSTNGALCIINPLYIHEHGDEWLTMRGQRRLSSTRSWMGAGLQKQRAVSLEQESLSRSENSGVVLRRPSRDLQRASTGSFSAPSTPGSTTPEMQRHSSPVLQSPHRVSWIQDGFWLPPPRAASLLQPPSLELDSLSISSIEEEQESQMQSPSTHPPSARCLAGKVKNRLSAVGQVLGGLVSQRKKLTNRVQELSEKSGSTFAEAVKGFVDTTLKGGTDRSTATASDFLQEVRLALTSMKETLLDSPEMQSVLESITDLNDSEIDSMVELSLHRLALKPVSTHLYTCIHTSRTNDGSLQHLQSNFGVLEKSGVEELGGSAGAGVPDSATLDRIQQKWSHMHEAYSPNKKILILLKVCKSIYHSMSANGRSGTVFGADDFLPCLTWVLLRSDLATLQVDTDYMMELLDPTQLQGEGGYYLTTLYAALFYISSFRPRLAARQLSVEAQNSINQWHRRRTLHCHQSRRSKHRLTIRRQLGQSRAKLTSEAKTGSRHESGGENDSDSSDVEQQTESSSEAPQTLKENAPREQELEQESQTTASGGPRVAQQEVGGDEQEDKHTAEEED; encoded by the exons ATGCAT GAGGACGTGTGCAGAAACCACTCTCTGAACAGGACGGAAGACAT GGCGGTTCACAGTCCACCTAACGGGACCACGGCCAccccgtggaggagcagcaggaggaggcttTCGCTCCTGGAGCAGCTGAGGAGCTACCAGGAGGCCTGGTGCCCCGCAGCCCCATGGGACAGAGAGCAGGCTCACTCTGCCCTCCGTGGGACTCCTGCTGGA AGGTTCCTGGTGATTCGGGACTTTGGGACATCTCGGCCCAACCTGCTCTGTGTGTCTGCTGGAGACCAGAACCACGACGTTCTTGATTACAACATCAGCTGCACCGACACTG tCTTCCAGCTGTCGGAGTCTCGTCTTTCTTTCTCTGAGCTCCCTCAGCTGCTGCTCTTCTACTGCCTGACCAG AGATGTGTTATCTGTCTGCCTGTCCATGCCTGGCTGGATTTACAGCATGACTGACATGAACGAAGACGGCCTCGCTCAGCTTCAGCCCA CAGCGtggctttctgcagctccggaGGAACAGCCTGATGAGACCACGACCAGCAGGGGGCTGAGCAACATGATGTGTTCCATACAG CTGACTTCCACCAACGGGGCCTTGTGCATCATCAATCCTCTCTACATCCATGAACACGGAGACGAATGGCTGACTATGAGAGGACAGCGACGCCTCAGCAGCACTCGCAGCTGGATGGGGGCGGGGTTACAAAAGCAGCGAGCCGTCTCATTGGAGCAGGAATCCCTCAGCCGTTCAGAGAACTCAG GAGTGGTCCTCCGGAGGCCCAGCAGAGATCTCCAAAGAGCGAGCACTGGGAGTTTTTCGGCTCCTTCCACCCCGGGCAGCACCACGCCTGAGATGCAGCGTCACAGCAGCCCCGTGCTCCAGTCTCCTCACAGGGTGTCCTGGATCCAAGACGGGTTCTGGCTGCCTCCACCCAGGGCTGCATCCCTGCTCCAGCCTCCGTCACTGGAGCTAGACTCTCTATCAATCAGCAGCATAGAGGAGGAGCAGGAGTCCCAAATGCAGAGTCCCTCGACCCACCCTCCCTCAGCACGTTGCTTGGCAGGTAAGGTCAAAAACCGCCTCTCAGCTGTAGGCCAGGTGCTGGGGGGACTGGTGTCCCAGAGGAAAAAACTGACTAATCGAGTTCAGGAGCTGAGCGAGAAGAGTGGGAGCACGTTTGCCGAGGCCGTGAAAGGATTTGTGGACACCACACTGAAGGGAGGGACGGATCGCAGCACGGCCACCGCGTCGGACTTCTTACAGGAAGTGAGGTTGGCACTTACATCCATGAAGGAGACCCTTCTGGACAGTCCAGAGATGCAGTCCGTACTAGAGAGCATCACTGACCTGAATGACTCTGAGATCG ACTCCATGGTGGAGCTCTCCCTCCACAGACTGGCTCTGAAGCCTGTCTCCACCCACCTCTACACCTGCATTCACACCTCACGTACCAACgacggcagcctccagcatctgcaaAGCAACTTTGGGGTTCTGGAAAAGAGCGGGGTGGAAGAACTGGGAGGCTCGGCTGGAGCTGGAGTTCCTGACTCAGCCACACTGGATCGAATTCAGCAGAAGTGGAGCCATATGCACGAGGCCTACTCCCCAAACAAGAAGATCCTGATTCTTCTAAAAGTCTGCAAGAGCATTTATCACAGCATGAGTGCTAATGGGAGGTCAG GTACGGTGTTTGGAGCGGATGACTTCCTCCCCTGCTTGACCTGGGTGCTGCTGCGGAGCGACTTGGCCACCCTGCAGGTGGACACAGACTATATGATGGAGCTGCTGGATCCCACACAGCTGCAGGGAGAGG GCGGCTACTACCTTACGACTCTGTACGCCGCTCTCTTCTATATCAGCAGCTTCCGGCCACGGCTGGCAGCGCGCCAGCTCAGCGTGGAGGCCCAAAACTCTATTAACCAATGGCATCGCAGGCGCACTCTGCATTGCCACCAATCACGGCGCAGCAAGCACCGACTGACGATCCGCAGGCAGTTGGGTCAAAGCAGAGCCAAGCTGACCTCTGAGGCAAAAACGGGGAGTCGGCATGAAAGTGGAGGAGAAAACGACTCCGACAGCAGTGATGTGGAGCAGcagacagaaagcagctcagaagctccGCAAACGCTGAAGGAAAACGCACCGAGAGAACAAGAACTGGAGCAGGAGTCACAAACCACAGCTTCAGGTGGTCCTCGCGTAGCTCAGCAGGAGGTGGGAGGAGATGAGCAGGAAGACAAACACACGGCGGAGGAGGAGGACTGA